A genomic region of Salvelinus sp. IW2-2015 unplaced genomic scaffold, ASM291031v2 Un_scaffold3763, whole genome shotgun sequence contains the following coding sequences:
- the LOC139026036 gene encoding uncharacterized protein gives MPASLHPLPYHPHLLPPRLSLTTPRPPPSTPSPLPPPALRPPPSSPTTPRPTTPIPTPPLPPPGLLPHPLDPNHPSPPPSTLSPTTPSPPPSHRSPLPPQASPSKPYSPTTYQPLLPPPSPLPPQALLPPPSPPYTPALLPSNLSPYHPQPSPQPPQPPPTTLQPSSRHPLRLPPPALLLHTSPLTHPSTSSTPPPSPLTTLPPPSSLLPSTLRSSYHPMALLPPPSPLPPPALLPPPPALLPTIP, from the coding sequence ATGCccgcctccctccaccctctcccctaccacccccacctcctccctccacgCCTCTCCCTTACCACCCCCaggcctcctccctccaccccctcgcCCCTACCACCTCCAGCCCTCCGCCCTCCACCCTCATCCCCTACCACCCCCAGGCCTACAACTCCCATCCCCACCCCTCCCCTACCACCCCCAGgcctcctccctcaccctctcgaCCCTAACCACCCcagccctcctccctccaccctctcccctacCACCCCCAGCCCTCCTCCCTCGCACCGCTCTCCCTTACCACCCCAGGCCTCCCCCTCCAAACCCTACTCCCCTACCACCTACCAACCACTCCTCCCGCCACCCTCTCCCCTACCACCCCaagccctcctccctccaccctctccaccctACACCCCAGCCCTCCTCCCATCCAACCTCTCGCCCTACCACCCCCAGCCCTCCCCACAACCACCCCAGCCTCCTCCCACCACCCTCCAGCCCTCCTCCCGCCACCCTCTCCGCCTACCacccccagccctcctcctccacacttCTCCCCTTACCCACCCCAGCACCTCCTCCACACCACCACCCAGCCCATTAACTACCCTCCCCCCACCCTCCagcctcctcccctccaccctgcGTTCCTCCTACCACCCCAtggccctcctccctccaccctctcccctacCACCCCCAGCCCTCCTCCCACCACCCCCAGCCCTCCTCCCAACCATACCCTGA